TTCCCGCGGCGGGTGATGGTGGTCTCGACACCGCTTTCCGCCTTGCTTACGAGTTCGCTCAAGTGCGCCTTGGCGTCAGCCAAAGTCACAGCAGCCATGCCGTGCTCCAATTGGTCATCGGGTTGGTCAGATTATATGGCAAATGTGCGACGTTGACCGAGCTCTCCGGGCTGCCGGAGAGAGGCGGGATTGCCCCGCGTCAGGCCAGATTGCGCAGTTCCCGCAGTGCCACCGACAGCATCGCCGCGTCGGTCGTCGTCATCGCGCGCAGTTCCCCGAGCAGCCGCGTCACCCGCTCGACGGCACTGCCGTTCGCTGCCTTCCAGCGCGCGACCAGTTCCGGCACCGTGCCGTCCGCACCCGCGGCGAGCACCTGCGCGCTGACATTGCGCTGCAACCCCGACAGATCATCCTGCATGGCGCCTTTCGCGAGGGTCTGCCAGTAGGTGTCCGCGGGCAGCGCAGCGATGCGCTCCTGCAGCCAGGGAACATCGAGTTCGTCCGACACCGCGAAGTACACGTGCGCCACGGTCTCCACCGGGCACGACGTCACGCTCGCCACTTCCGCCATGTCGAGCGCGGCATACAGGGCGTGCCCGGCCGCCACGCGGCGTGCGACTTCGTTCGGCACGCCCTGCGCCTCGAAGCGAGCGATCCGCGCCGCTTCCTCCGTCGCAGTCCCCATCGGCGCGAGCAGCGGATCAAGGCAGCGGTAGACCGCTTCCACCGCCGGTGCGAAGTGCTCGATGGTCGCCGCCATGTCCTCGTGCAGGCGGCGCGAGCGCAGAAACCACAGTGTCGCGCGGAAGACGAGCTGACCGCATTCGCTCAGCATTTCCGATTGCGCAAGGTCCGGCACCTCGTTGTCCAGCACCTCGATCGATCGCCAGAGGGGCACCAGGCCGAACACCTCGCGCGTCAGCAGGTAGGCGCGCACGATCGCCGGCGGATGCTCTCCACTCGCCTCGGCGATGCGGTGCACGAACGTCGGGCCGACCCGGTTCGCCATGCTGTTCAGAAGGTGCGTGGCGATGATCTCGCGGCGCAGGGGATGGCGCGGCAGGTATGCAGCGTAGGCCTCGCGCACGGCACTCGGAAAGTATCGGGCAAGCGCGGTCGCGCACCAGGGGTCGTCCGGCACGGTTGACGCGATGAGCTCGTCGTACAGCCAGATCTTGGAGTATGCGAGCAGCACTGCCCGCTCCGGATTGAGCAGCCCCTGGTGGTGGCTGCGCCGCTGCGCGATCTCCTCGTCGTCCGGAAGGAACTCGAGCGCACGCTTGATGCGACCGGCCTTTTCCAGGAACTGGACGAAGCGCTGCTCGGCGTCCAGCCACTGCGGCGCGCGACGGCCGGCAACCGACAGCGCCTGGGTCTGGAAGTAGTTGTCCCGCAGCACGAGTTGGCCTACCTCATCCGTCATCGAGGCCAGCAGGTCGTTCCGCCGCTTTTCCGTGAGCTCGCCTTCCGCCACCACGAGACCGAACAGGATCTTGAGGTTGACCTCATGGTCGGACGTGTCGACGCCCGCCGAGTTGTCGATGGCATCGGTGAAAATGCGCCCGCCGGCCATCGCGTACTCCACGCGGCCGAGCTGCGTCAGGCCCAGATTGCCGCCCTCCCCCACCACCTTGCAGCGCAGTTGGCGACCGTCGACGCGCACCGCATCGTTGGCGCGGTCACCGACATCGGCGTGGCTCTCCTGTGCGCTCTTCACGTAAGTGCCGATGCCGCCGTTGTAGAGCAGGTCGACGGGTGCCTTCAGGATGGCCGAGATCAGCTCGTTCGGACTCAGCGACTCGACCTCGAGGTCCAGCACGCGCCGCACCTCGGGCGACAGCGGCACCGACTTCACGCTGCGCGGGTACACGCCACCGCCGGTGGAAATGAACTGTGCCGTGTAGTCCGCCCACGACGAGCGCGGCAATTGAAACAGCCGCTCGCGCTCGAGGAAGCTCGCCTCGGCATCGGGATCGGGATCGAGAAAGATGTGACGGTGATCGAAGGCGGCCACCAGCCGGATGTGCCGGGACAGCAGCATGCCGTTGCCGAAGACATCACCCGACATGTCGCCGATGCCGGCCACGGTAAAGTCGGTCGTCTGCGTGTCGATGCCCATCTCGCGGAAGTGGCGCTTGACCGATTCCCATGCACCGCGCGCCGTGATGCCCATCACCTTGTGGTCGTAGCCGACCGAGCCGCCGCTCGCGAACGCATCGGCGAGCCAGAAGCCGTATTCCTTGCTGACCGCGTTGGCGTAGTCGGAGAAGGTCGCCGTGCCCTTGTCGGCGGCAACCACGAGATAGGGATCGTCCGCGTCATGCCGGTGCACCCGCGGCGGCGGCACCACCCGCCCGCCCACGAGGTTGTCGGTCAGGTCGAGCAGTCCGCGCAGGTAATCCTGATAGCAGGCCACGCCTTCCTTCACGAAGGCTTCGCGGTCGGCCGCCGGCGGCGCCTTCTTGAGCACGAAGCCGCCCTTGGATCCCACCGGCACGATCACCGTGTTCTTGACCATCTGCGCCTTCACCAGCCCGAGGATCTCGGTGCGGAAGTCCTCCGGCCGGTCGGACCAGCGCAGCCCGCCGCGCGCGACGCGCCCACCCCTCAGATGCACGCCCTCGAAGCGCGGCGAGTAGACGAAGATCTCGAACATCGGCTTCGGCTCGGGCAGGCCCGGCACCTGCGAGGGATCGAACTTGAAGGAGAGAAACGTGCGTCGTCGCCCATTCTCGTCGCACCGCCAGTGGTTGGTGCGCAGCGTGGCGAGGATCAGCGCGAGGTACTGGCGCAGGACTCGATCCTCGTTGAGATTGTCGACCCGGTCGAGCGCGCTCTCCAGTGCCCGCACCTGGGAAGCTGCCGCTTCCTCGCTCGCGCGCTCCGGATCGAAGCGCACGCGGAACAGATTCACGAGCATGCGCGCGATCTTCGGGTAGGTCGCCAGGGTCGCCTCGACGAACGCCTGCGACAGCGGAAACGCGATCTGATGCAGATACTTGGCATAAGCGCGCAGCACGGTGATGTCGTCGGCGCCGAGGCGCGCCGCGAGCACGAGCTGGTTGAAGCCGTCGTTCTCCACCGTACCCGCGAAGACGCGCCCGAAGGTCTCTTCGAAGTTCTCGCGCAACGCATCGATTTCGATTTCGGTGCCGTCGCGCGTGGCGAGTCCCAGGTCCTCGATCCACACCGGCGGCGCGCCGTCGGGCGTGATCCGGTACGGCCGCTGCTCGAGCACGGAAAGCCCCATGCGCTCGAGCATCGGCAAGCTCTCGGACAACACGGCCGGGCGTCCGGGATGGAACAGCTTGAGGCGCAAGGTGCCCGGGGAGGCTTCCACCGGGCGGTAGAGATTCATGCCGAGGGTGCCGGTCGCGATCGCCTTCTGCATCCGCTCGATGTCGGGAACGGCGTTGCGCGCCGGGTAGTCCTCCCGATACGCAGCGGGAAATGCGGCACCGAAGCGCCGGCACGCCAGATTGCCGCCCGCTTCCCCCATCGTGTCGAGCAGCGCCTGCCTGAGATCGTCACCCCAGCGCCGCGAGGCGGCGGCAAGACGCTCCTCCAGATCGGCGACCTCGTAGCGCGGGATGTGTCCGGGCCGAGTGCGCACGGTGATGACGATGCGCGCCAGGACCGACTCCGACAGGAACACGTTGAACTCGGAGCTCAGGCCGTTGAACGCCTGCATGAGCACCGCCTGCCATCTGCGCCTCAGCTCGGTGGTGTAATGCTCGCGCGGCGCATAGATCAGGCACACGCAGAAGCGCTCGAAGGCGTCGCGCCGCACGAACAGGCGCAGCCGCTGCCGCTCGCCCAGGTGCAGGATGCCGAGGGCATTCGCCAGCAGCTCGTGCTCGCCGATCTGGAAGAGCTCGTCCCGCGGATAGGTCTCCAGCACGTGCTCCAGCGCCTTGGCCGCATGGCCGCCCGCCGCGAAGCCCGCACGCGCCATCACGTTCGCCACCTTGCGCCGCAGGAGGGGAATCTCGACGGGGTTGGCGCCGTAGACGATGTGGGTGTAGAGGCCCACGAAGCGATGCTCGCCGCAGACCTCGCCCTGCGCGTCGTAGCGCTTGATGCCGACATAGTCGAGATAGCCCGGGCGGTGGACCGTCGAGCGCGAGTTCGACTTCGTCAGCACCAGCAAATCTTTAACACGCGCATACGCGCGGGCTTCGGGCGGCAGCGCCGCGAAGCTGGCCGACGGACCTTCCTCATCCTGTCCGCGCAGGATGCCGAGACCCGAGCCTGGGACGGTGCAGAGCGCGTCGGCGCCGTCGATCCGCTCCAAGTCGCTCAAGCGATAGCCCAGGAACGTGAAGTGACCGCGTCCGAGCCAGCGCAGGAACGCCTGGCCCTCCTCCAGCTCGTCGCCGCCGACGGGAGGGGGTCGCCGGTCGAGGTCGCCGAGGATTTCCTCGAGCCGCCCGAGCATGGTGCGCCAGTCCGCCACGGCGAGGCGCACGTCGTTCAATACCCGCGTGAGGTCTGCCGCCAGCGCCTCCATGCTGTCCGCGTCGGCGAGGCGATCCACCTC
This window of the Betaproteobacteria bacterium genome carries:
- a CDS encoding type II toxin-antitoxin system prevent-host-death family antitoxin, translating into MAAVTLADAKAHLSELVSKAESGVETTITRRG
- a CDS encoding NAD-glutamate dehydrogenase, producing the protein RAKVPGDDQAATERFLAEYYRQVDPDDLAELDTADIYGAALSHLAFARRREPGMPKVRVFNPSIEEHGWQSTHTVVEIVNDDMPFLVDSVTTEVNRSGLALHLLVHPVLQNRRDAAGQLLEPATSGAEGVRESFMHVEVDRLADADSMEALAADLTRVLNDVRLAVADWRTMLGRLEEILGDLDRRPPPVGGDELEEGQAFLRWLGRGHFTFLGYRLSDLERIDGADALCTVPGSGLGILRGQDEEGPSASFAALPPEARAYARVKDLLVLTKSNSRSTVHRPGYLDYVGIKRYDAQGEVCGEHRFVGLYTHIVYGANPVEIPLLRRKVANVMARAGFAAGGHAAKALEHVLETYPRDELFQIGEHELLANALGILHLGERQRLRLFVRRDAFERFCVCLIYAPREHYTTELRRRWQAVLMQAFNGLSSEFNVFLSESVLARIVITVRTRPGHIPRYEVADLEERLAAASRRWGDDLRQALLDTMGEAGGNLACRRFGAAFPAAYREDYPARNAVPDIERMQKAIATGTLGMNLYRPVEASPGTLRLKLFHPGRPAVLSESLPMLERMGLSVLEQRPYRITPDGAPPVWIEDLGLATRDGTEIEIDALRENFEETFGRVFAGTVENDGFNQLVLAARLGADDITVLRAYAKYLHQIAFPLSQAFVEATLATYPKIARMLVNLFRVRFDPERASEEAAASQVRALESALDRVDNLNEDRVLRQYLALILATLRTNHWRCDENGRRRTFLSFKFDPSQVPGLPEPKPMFEIFVYSPRFEGVHLRGGRVARGGLRWSDRPEDFRTEILGLVKAQMVKNTVIVPVGSKGGFVLKKAPPAADREAFVKEGVACYQDYLRGLLDLTDNLVGGRVVPPPRVHRHDADDPYLVVAADKGTATFSDYANAVSKEYGFWLADAFASGGSVGYDHKVMGITARGAWESVKRHFREMGIDTQTTDFTVAGIGDMSGDVFGNGMLLSRHIRLVAAFDHRHIFLDPDPDAEASFLERERLFQLPRSSWADYTAQFISTGGGVYPRSVKSVPLSPEVRRVLDLEVESLSPNELISAILKAPVDLLYNGGIGTYVKSAQESHADVGDRANDAVRVDGRQLRCKVVGEGGNLGLTQLGRVEYAMAGGRIFTDAIDNSAGVDTSDHEVNLKILFGLVVAEGELTEKRRNDLLASMTDEVGQLVLRDNYFQTQALSVAGRRAPQWLDAEQRFVQFLEKAGRIKRALEFLPDDEEIAQRRSHHQGLLNPERAVLLAYSKIWLYDELIASTVPDDPWCATALARYFPSAVREAYAAYLPRHPLRREIIATHLLNSMANRVGPTFVHRIAEASGEHPPAIVRAYLLTREVFGLVPLWRSIEVLDNEVPDLAQSEMLSECGQLVFRATLWFLRSRRLHEDMAATIEHFAPAVEAVYRCLDPLLAPMGTATEEAARIARFEAQGVPNEVARRVAAGHALYAALDMAEVASVTSCPVETVAHVYFAVSDELDVPWLQERIAALPADTYWQTLAKGAMQDDLSGLQRNVSAQVLAAGADGTVPELVARWKAANGSAVERVTRLLGELRAMTTTDAAMLSVALRELRNLA